A window from Citrobacter amalonaticus encodes these proteins:
- the narH gene encoding nitrate reductase subunit beta, which translates to MKIRSQVGMVLNLDKCIGCHTCSVTCKNVWTGREGMEYAWFNNVETKPGIGYPKNWEDQEEWQGGWVRDVNGKIRPRLGGKMGVITKIFANPVIPQIDDYYEPFTYDYQHLHSAPEGKHQPTARPRSLIDGKRMDKIIWGPNWEELLGGEFEKRARDRNFDKIQKEMYGQFENTFMMYLPRLCEHCLNPSCVATCPSGAIYKREEDGIVLIDQDKCRGWRLCISGCPYKKIYFNWKSGKSEKCIFCYPRIESGQPTVCSETCVGRIRYLGVLLYDADRIEEAASTEHETDLYERQCDVFLNPHDPAVIEEALKQGIPQNVIDAAQRSPVYKMAMDWKLALPLHPEYRTLPMVWYVPPLSPIQSYADAGGLPKSDGVLPAIESLRIPVQYLANMLSAGDTGPVLRALKRMMAMRHYMRSQTVEGVTDTRAIDEVGLTVEQIEEMYRYLAIANYEDRFVIPTSHREMARDAFPERNGCGFSFGDGCHGSDTKFNLFNSSRIDAINITEVRDKAEGE; encoded by the coding sequence ATGAAGATACGCTCACAGGTTGGCATGGTACTGAACCTCGATAAATGCATTGGCTGCCACACCTGCTCCGTCACCTGTAAAAACGTCTGGACCGGACGTGAAGGAATGGAGTACGCGTGGTTTAACAACGTTGAGACGAAACCCGGCATCGGCTACCCGAAAAACTGGGAAGACCAGGAAGAGTGGCAAGGCGGCTGGGTTCGCGACGTGAACGGTAAAATCCGACCACGTCTGGGCGGCAAAATGGGCGTCATCACCAAAATCTTCGCCAACCCGGTCATTCCACAAATCGATGATTACTACGAGCCCTTCACCTACGACTATCAGCATTTGCACAGCGCGCCGGAAGGCAAACATCAACCTACCGCCCGTCCCCGCTCGTTGATTGACGGTAAGCGGATGGACAAAATCATCTGGGGGCCGAACTGGGAAGAGCTGCTCGGCGGCGAATTCGAAAAGCGCGCGCGAGACCGTAACTTCGACAAGATCCAAAAGGAGATGTACGGCCAGTTCGAAAACACCTTCATGATGTATCTGCCGCGTCTGTGTGAACACTGCCTGAACCCAAGCTGTGTCGCCACTTGTCCGAGCGGCGCTATCTACAAGCGTGAAGAAGACGGCATTGTGCTGATCGATCAGGATAAATGCCGCGGCTGGCGTCTGTGTATCAGCGGCTGCCCATACAAAAAAATCTACTTCAACTGGAAAAGCGGCAAATCCGAAAAATGCATTTTCTGTTATCCGCGCATTGAATCGGGCCAGCCGACGGTCTGTTCCGAAACCTGCGTCGGGCGCATCCGTTATCTTGGTGTGCTGCTCTACGATGCGGACCGCATTGAAGAAGCGGCCAGCACCGAGCATGAAACCGATCTCTATGAGCGTCAGTGCGACGTGTTTCTGAATCCGCACGACCCGGCGGTGATAGAAGAAGCGCTTAAACAGGGCATTCCACAGAACGTGATCGACGCGGCGCAGCGTTCGCCAGTTTACAAAATGGCGATGGACTGGAAGCTGGCGCTGCCGCTGCATCCGGAATACCGCACTCTGCCGATGGTCTGGTATGTGCCGCCGCTGTCGCCGATTCAGTCTTACGCCGATGCGGGTGGACTGCCGAAAAGCGACGGCGTACTACCGGCGATCGAAAGCCTGCGTATTCCGGTGCAGTACCTCGCCAATATGCTGAGCGCTGGCGACACCGGCCCGGTGCTGCGGGCGCTGAAGCGCATGATGGCGATGCGTCATTATATGCGCTCGCAGACCGTGGAAGGCGTCACCGACACCCGCGCGATTGACGAAGTCGGGTTGACCGTGGAACAGATTGAAGAGATGTATCGCTACCTGGCGATTGCCAATTACGAAGACCGTTTTGTCATCCCGACCAGCCACCGTGAAATGGCGCGTGATGCCTTCCCTGAGCGCAACGGTTGCGGCTTCTCTTTCGGTGATGGATGCCACGGCTCCGATACCAAATTTAATCTGTTCAACAGTAGCCGTATTGACGCGATCAACATCACCGAAGTACGTGACAAAGCGGAGGGGGAATGA
- the narW gene encoding nitrate reductase molybdenum cofactor assembly chaperone, which translates to MQILKVIGLLMEYPDEQLWECKDDALALVRHDAPMLTDFTETLLSAPLLDKQAEWCEVFDRGRATSLLLFEHVHAESRDRGQAMVDLLAQYEKVGLQLDCRELPDHLPLYLEYLSVLPEAEAREGLQNVAPILALLGGRLKQRDTPWYQLFDALLFLAGSPLSSDSVTKQVNAEDRDDTRQALDAVWEEEQVKFIEDNATACDSSPLQQYQRRFSQDVAPQYVDVSAGGPK; encoded by the coding sequence ATGCAAATCCTCAAGGTGATTGGCCTGCTGATGGAGTATCCGGATGAGCAACTGTGGGAGTGTAAGGACGATGCGCTGGCGCTGGTGCGACACGATGCGCCGATGCTCACCGACTTCACCGAAACCCTGCTCAGCGCGCCGCTGCTCGATAAACAGGCCGAATGGTGCGAAGTGTTTGATCGAGGGCGCGCCACCTCGCTGCTGTTGTTCGAGCATGTGCATGCGGAATCGCGCGATCGCGGTCAGGCGATGGTCGATTTGCTGGCGCAGTACGAGAAAGTCGGGCTACAGCTTGATTGTCGCGAGCTGCCGGACCATCTGCCACTGTATCTGGAATACCTGAGCGTACTGCCGGAAGCGGAAGCGCGCGAAGGTTTGCAGAACGTCGCTCCAATTCTGGCCCTGCTGGGCGGGCGCTTAAAGCAGCGCGACACGCCGTGGTATCAACTGTTTGATGCCCTGCTTTTTCTGGCGGGCAGCCCACTATCAAGTGACAGTGTCACGAAACAGGTGAACGCCGAGGACCGTGATGATACCCGACAGGCGCTGGATGCCGTCTGGGAAGAGGAACAGGTGAAATTTATCGAAGATAACGCCACGGCCTGTGACAGTTCGCCGTTACAGCAATATCAACGACGCTTTAGCCAGGACGTGGCGCCACAGTACGTCGACGTCAGCGCGGGAGGCCCGAAATGA
- the narI gene encoding respiratory nitrate reductase subunit gamma: MIQFLNVFFYDIYPYLCGTVFILGSWLRYDYGQYTWRASSSQMLDKRGMVLWSNLFHIGILGIFFGHLFGMLTPHWMYAWFLPVAVKQQMAMIAGGICGVLTLVGGAGLLVRRLTNSRVRATSSTADILILCILLIQCILGLSTIPFSAQHPDGSEMLKLVEWAQSVVTFRGGASAHLDGVAFIFRVHLVLGMTIFLLFPFTRLVHVWSAPFEYFTRRYQIVRSRR, from the coding sequence ATGATACAGTTCCTGAACGTCTTTTTTTACGACATCTACCCCTATCTCTGCGGGACGGTGTTTATCCTTGGCAGTTGGCTGCGCTATGACTACGGCCAGTACACCTGGCGGGCGTCTTCCAGTCAGATGCTGGACAAGCGCGGGATGGTCCTGTGGTCGAATTTGTTCCACATCGGTATTCTGGGGATCTTCTTTGGTCACCTGTTCGGCATGTTAACCCCACACTGGATGTACGCCTGGTTCCTGCCTGTTGCGGTGAAACAACAGATGGCGATGATTGCCGGCGGGATCTGCGGCGTACTGACGCTGGTAGGCGGCGCGGGCTTGCTGGTGCGTCGTCTGACCAACTCTCGCGTCCGGGCCACCTCGTCCACGGCAGATATCCTGATCCTCTGCATTCTGCTGATTCAGTGCATTCTGGGCTTAAGCACAATACCGTTCTCCGCCCAGCACCCGGACGGCAGTGAAATGCTGAAACTGGTGGAATGGGCGCAGTCGGTTGTCACCTTCCGTGGCGGGGCTTCTGCCCACCTCGACGGCGTGGCGTTTATCTTCCGCGTGCATCTGGTGCTGGGAATGACCATCTTCCTGCTCTTCCCGTTCACCCGTCTGGTTCATGTCTGGAGCGCACCGTTTGAGTACTTTACCCGACGCTACCAGATCGTTCGTTCCCGTCGTTAG
- a CDS encoding TetR family transcriptional regulator, which translates to MSYLNKDERREVILQAAMRVALEDGFSAMTVRRIATEAKVATGQVHHHFSSAGELKSQAFVRLIRTLLDAELVAEDATWRTRLHAALGSDDRGFEPYIKLWREAQILADKDPEIKSAYLLTMRMWHEETVAIIESGLADGEFTPASDPADIAWRLIALVCGLDGMYVLGIQEMADPAFDRHLDRMIELELFS; encoded by the coding sequence ATGAGCTATCTGAACAAAGATGAGCGTCGCGAAGTGATATTGCAGGCCGCCATGCGCGTGGCGCTCGAAGACGGTTTTTCGGCCATGACCGTCCGACGGATAGCCACAGAAGCAAAAGTGGCCACCGGGCAAGTCCACCACCATTTCAGCTCCGCTGGCGAACTGAAATCACAGGCTTTTGTTCGTCTGATTCGCACCTTGCTGGATGCGGAACTGGTCGCGGAAGATGCCACCTGGCGCACGCGTCTGCACGCCGCGCTGGGCAGTGATGATCGCGGATTCGAGCCCTACATTAAGCTCTGGCGCGAAGCGCAGATCCTTGCGGATAAAGACCCGGAAATCAAAAGCGCTTATCTCCTCACCATGCGCATGTGGCACGAGGAAACGGTCGCGATTATCGAAAGCGGACTCGCTGACGGAGAGTTCACCCCCGCCTCCGACCCTGCCGACATCGCCTGGCGCCTGATTGCGCTGGTCTGTGGCCTTGATGGCATGTACGTTCTCGGCATTCAGGAGATGGCCGACCCGGCGTTTGATCGCCATCTTGATCGCATGATTGAGCTGGAGCTTTTTTCCTGA
- a CDS encoding NarK family nitrate/nitrite MFS transporter produces the protein MARQNEKNNRYLLSDWKPENPAFWENKGKHIARRNLCISVTCLLLAFCVWMLFSAVAVNLNKIGFNFTTDQLFLLTALPSLSGAILRVPYSFMVPIFGGRRWTVFSTAILIIPCVWLGFAVQNTTTPFEVFIIIALLCGFAGANFASSMGNISFFFPKSKQGSALGVNGGLGNLGVSVMQLVAPLVIFLPIFTFLGVQGVPQADGSLLSLANAAWIWVPLLAIATIAAWVGTNDIASSKASIASQLPVLKRFHLWLLSLLYLATFGSFIGFSAGFAMLAKTQFPDVNILNLAFFGPFIGALARSAGGVISDKFGGVRVTLINFIFMALFSALLFLTLPGSGSGSFIAFYLVFMGLFLTAGLGSGSTFQMIAVIFRQLTIYRVKLRGGSDEQAQREAVTDTAAALGFISAIGAVGGFFIPKAFGSSLAMTGSPVGAMKIFLVFYIVCVLVTWLVYGRRKPKQK, from the coding sequence ATGGCACGACAAAATGAGAAAAATAATCGTTATCTTTTGAGTGACTGGAAGCCGGAAAATCCTGCATTTTGGGAGAATAAAGGAAAGCACATAGCGCGAAGAAACCTTTGTATCTCAGTTACTTGCCTTTTACTCGCCTTCTGCGTCTGGATGTTATTTAGTGCCGTTGCCGTCAATCTTAATAAAATTGGTTTTAATTTCACCACCGATCAACTCTTTTTATTGACCGCATTACCTTCTCTTTCTGGTGCAATATTACGTGTTCCCTACTCCTTTATGGTGCCTATATTTGGCGGACGCCGTTGGACGGTGTTTAGTACCGCAATCCTGATTATTCCTTGCGTCTGGCTCGGCTTTGCGGTGCAAAATACCACCACCCCTTTCGAGGTATTTATCATTATCGCGCTGCTATGCGGTTTTGCTGGCGCAAATTTTGCTTCCAGCATGGGCAACATCAGCTTCTTTTTCCCAAAATCGAAACAAGGCAGCGCGCTGGGAGTGAACGGTGGACTGGGTAATCTCGGCGTCAGCGTGATGCAACTCGTCGCGCCGCTGGTGATCTTTCTGCCGATCTTCACCTTCCTCGGCGTTCAGGGCGTCCCCCAGGCCGATGGGTCACTGTTGTCGCTGGCAAACGCGGCCTGGATCTGGGTACCGCTGCTGGCGATTGCCACGATTGCCGCCTGGGTTGGCACCAATGATATTGCCAGTTCCAAAGCCTCTATTGCGTCTCAGTTACCGGTGCTCAAGCGCTTTCACCTCTGGCTGTTGAGCCTGCTCTATCTGGCCACATTCGGATCGTTCATCGGCTTTTCCGCGGGTTTTGCCATGTTGGCGAAGACGCAGTTCCCCGACGTGAACATCCTCAATCTGGCGTTTTTTGGCCCGTTTATCGGCGCGCTGGCGCGTTCTGCAGGTGGTGTCATCTCTGATAAGTTCGGCGGCGTCCGGGTGACGCTGATTAACTTCATCTTTATGGCGCTGTTCTCGGCCCTGCTCTTCCTGACACTTCCCGGCTCCGGTTCCGGCAGCTTTATTGCCTTCTATCTGGTCTTTATGGGGCTGTTCTTAACTGCCGGTCTGGGCAGCGGCTCTACCTTCCAGATGATCGCCGTCATCTTCCGCCAGCTCACCATCTACAGGGTGAAACTGCGTGGTGGCAGTGACGAACAGGCACAGCGTGAAGCGGTGACCGACACCGCCGCCGCGCTGGGCTTTATTTCCGCTATTGGCGCCGTCGGCGGCTTCTTCATTCCTAAGGCCTTCGGCAGTTCGCTGGCGATGACCGGTTCTCCCGTCGGTGCCATGAAAATCTTTCTGGTGTTTTACATCGTCTGCGTGCTGGTGACCTGGCTGGTCTATGGCCGCCGTAAACCGAAGCAAAAATAA
- a CDS encoding nitrate reductase subunit alpha, with protein sequence MSKLLDRFRYFKQKGDTFADGHGQVMHTNRDWEDSYRQRWQFDKIVRSTHGVNCTGSCSWKIYVKNGLVTWETQQTDYPRTRPDLPNHEPRGCPRGASYSWYLYSANRLKYPLVRKRLIELWRDALSTHADPVLAWESIMNDPLKSQSYKQVRGRGGFIRSSWKELNQLIAAANVWTVKTYGPDRVAGFSPIPAMSMVSYAAGTRYLSLLGGTCLSFYDWYCDLPPASPMTWGEQTDVPESADWYNSSYIIAWGSNVPQTRTPDAHFFTEVRYKGTKTVAITPDFSEVAKLSDQWLAPKQGTDSALAMAMGHVILKEFHLDNPSDYFLNYCRRYTDMPMLVLLDAREDGSYVPGRMMRASDLVDGLGESNNPEWKTVACNTTGELVVPNGSIGFRWGEKGKWNLESLAAGTETELSLSLLGQHDEVLGVAFPYFGGNENPHFRSVKQEPVLVRQLPVKQLTLVDGRRCPVVSVYDLVLANYGLDRGLEDAYAAKDYAEVKAYTPAWAEQITGVPRFKIETIAREFADTAHKTHGRSMIILGAGVNHWYHMDMNYRGMINILVFCGCVGQSGGGWAHYVGQEKLRPQTGWLPLAFALDWNRPPRQMNSTSFFYNHASQWRYEKLTAQELLSPLADASKFTGHLIDFNVRAERMGWLPSAPQLNLNPLTVKASAEKAGLSPVEYTVQALKSGDIRFACEQPDSGKNHPRNLFVWRSNLLGSSGKGHEYMLKYLLGTESGIQGEALGSREGIKPEEVEWESPAIEGKLDLLVTLDFRMSSTCLFSDIVLPTATWYEKDDMNTSDMHPFIHPLSAAVDPAWESKSDWEIYKGIASVFSEVCVGHLGQETDVVLQPLQHDSPAELSQPFDIQDWRKGECELIPGKTAPNIAVVERDYPATYERFTSLGPLMDKLGNGGKGISWNTQTEVDFLGKLNYTKRDGPAKGRPLIETALDASEVILTLAPETNGQVAVKAWEALGAMTGREHTHLALNKEDEKIRFRDIQAQPRKIISSPTWSGLESEHVSYNAGYTNVHELIPWRTLSGRQQLYQDHQWMRAFGESLVAYRPPIDTRSVSEMREIPPNGFPEKALNFLTPHQKWGIHSTYSENLLMLTLSRGGPIVWISETDAKELGIEDNDWIEAFNANGALTARAVVSQRVPPGMTMMYHAQERILNIPGSEVTGMRGGIHNSVTRVCPKPTHMIGGYAQLAYGFNYYGTVGSNRDEFIMIRKMKNIDWLDDEGRDQVQEAKK encoded by the coding sequence ATGAGTAAACTGTTGGATCGCTTCCGTTACTTTAAACAAAAGGGTGACACCTTTGCTGACGGTCACGGCCAGGTGATGCATACCAACCGGGACTGGGAAGACAGCTATCGTCAGCGCTGGCAGTTTGACAAGATTGTCCGTTCCACCCACGGGGTGAACTGTACCGGCTCCTGTAGCTGGAAGATCTACGTCAAAAATGGTCTGGTGACCTGGGAAACCCAGCAGACCGACTATCCCCGGACGCGTCCGGATCTGCCTAACCATGAACCGCGCGGATGCCCGCGTGGTGCCAGCTACTCCTGGTATCTGTACAGCGCCAACCGCCTGAAATACCCGCTGGTGCGTAAGCGTCTGATCGAACTGTGGCGTGACGCGCTGTCCACCCATGCCGATCCGGTGCTGGCGTGGGAGTCAATCATGAACGACCCGCTAAAGAGCCAGAGCTACAAGCAGGTACGCGGACGCGGTGGATTCATCCGCTCTAGCTGGAAAGAGCTTAACCAGTTGATTGCCGCCGCCAACGTCTGGACGGTGAAAACCTATGGACCGGACCGCGTCGCCGGTTTCTCGCCGATCCCGGCAATGTCGATGGTCTCCTACGCCGCCGGCACCCGTTACCTTTCCCTGCTCGGCGGTACCTGCCTGAGTTTTTACGACTGGTACTGCGACTTACCGCCCGCGTCACCGATGACCTGGGGCGAGCAGACTGACGTGCCGGAATCGGCCGACTGGTACAACTCCAGCTATATCATCGCCTGGGGCTCCAACGTACCGCAAACGCGTACTCCGGATGCACACTTCTTTACCGAAGTCCGTTACAAAGGGACGAAAACGGTCGCCATTACCCCTGACTTCTCCGAAGTCGCCAAACTCAGCGATCAGTGGCTGGCACCAAAACAAGGTACCGACAGCGCGCTGGCGATGGCAATGGGCCACGTGATCTTAAAAGAGTTCCACCTCGACAATCCCAGCGACTACTTCCTTAACTACTGCCGTCGCTATACCGATATGCCGATGCTGGTATTACTGGACGCCCGTGAAGACGGCAGCTACGTGCCAGGACGAATGATGCGCGCCTCGGATCTGGTCGACGGTCTGGGCGAAAGTAATAATCCGGAGTGGAAAACGGTCGCCTGCAACACCACCGGTGAACTGGTAGTGCCTAACGGCTCGATTGGTTTCCGCTGGGGCGAAAAAGGTAAATGGAACCTTGAGTCGCTGGCGGCGGGTACGGAAACCGAGCTGTCGCTGTCATTGCTTGGTCAGCATGATGAGGTATTGGGCGTCGCATTCCCCTATTTTGGCGGCAACGAAAACCCGCATTTTCGCAGCGTGAAGCAGGAACCGGTACTGGTGCGCCAGTTGCCAGTGAAGCAACTGACGCTTGTCGATGGCCGCCGTTGTCCGGTGGTCAGCGTTTACGATCTGGTGCTGGCCAACTACGGCCTCGATCGCGGTCTGGAAGACGCATACGCCGCGAAGGATTATGCTGAGGTGAAGGCCTATACCCCGGCGTGGGCGGAGCAGATCACCGGCGTGCCGCGTTTCAAGATTGAAACCATCGCCCGTGAGTTCGCTGATACCGCACATAAAACCCACGGTCGCTCGATGATTATCCTTGGTGCCGGTGTCAACCACTGGTATCACATGGACATGAACTACCGGGGAATGATCAACATCCTCGTGTTCTGCGGCTGTGTCGGACAGAGCGGCGGCGGCTGGGCGCACTATGTCGGCCAGGAAAAACTGCGTCCGCAAACCGGCTGGCTACCGCTGGCGTTTGCGCTGGACTGGAACCGTCCGCCGCGTCAGATGAACAGCACCTCGTTTTTCTATAATCACGCCAGTCAGTGGCGCTATGAAAAACTGACCGCCCAGGAACTGCTCTCACCGCTGGCGGATGCCTCGAAATTCACCGGTCATCTGATCGATTTCAACGTGCGTGCCGAGCGCATGGGCTGGTTGCCTTCTGCGCCGCAGCTCAACCTCAACCCGCTGACGGTGAAGGCCAGCGCCGAAAAAGCCGGCTTGTCACCCGTGGAATACACCGTTCAGGCGTTGAAATCCGGCGATATTCGTTTTGCCTGCGAACAACCCGACAGCGGCAAGAACCATCCGCGTAACCTGTTTGTCTGGCGCTCTAACCTCCTTGGTTCTTCCGGTAAAGGCCACGAGTACATGCTCAAATATTTACTGGGAACAGAGAGCGGCATTCAGGGGGAAGCGCTGGGTTCCCGCGAAGGCATTAAACCTGAAGAGGTTGAATGGGAATCCCCCGCCATTGAAGGCAAGCTCGATCTGCTGGTGACGCTCGACTTCCGCATGTCCAGCACCTGCCTGTTCTCAGATATCGTTCTGCCCACTGCCACCTGGTATGAAAAAGACGACATGAATACCTCGGACATGCATCCGTTTATTCATCCGCTGTCTGCGGCGGTGGATCCGGCGTGGGAATCAAAAAGCGACTGGGAAATCTACAAAGGCATCGCCAGCGTCTTTTCTGAGGTCTGTGTCGGCCATCTGGGACAAGAAACCGACGTGGTGTTGCAGCCGTTGCAGCACGATTCACCGGCAGAACTTTCGCAGCCGTTCGACATCCAGGACTGGCGTAAAGGGGAATGTGAGTTAATCCCCGGTAAAACCGCGCCGAACATTGCCGTGGTGGAGCGCGATTACCCCGCGACGTACGAGCGTTTCACCTCGCTCGGGCCCTTGATGGACAAGTTGGGTAACGGCGGCAAGGGCATTTCGTGGAACACCCAGACGGAGGTCGATTTCCTCGGCAAGCTCAACTACACCAAGCGTGATGGCCCGGCGAAAGGTCGTCCGCTGATTGAAACCGCGCTGGACGCGTCGGAAGTGATCCTCACTCTGGCCCCGGAAACCAACGGTCAGGTCGCCGTGAAAGCATGGGAAGCGCTCGGCGCGATGACTGGTCGCGAACATACGCATCTGGCGCTCAACAAAGAAGACGAGAAGATTCGCTTTCGTGATATTCAGGCACAGCCACGCAAAATCATCTCCAGCCCGACCTGGTCCGGACTGGAAAGCGAGCATGTCTCCTATAACGCGGGCTATACCAATGTCCATGAACTGATCCCGTGGCGTACCCTCTCCGGTCGTCAACAGCTGTATCAGGACCATCAATGGATGCGGGCATTCGGCGAAAGCCTCGTGGCTTATCGTCCGCCGATTGACACCCGCAGCGTCAGCGAAATGCGGGAGATCCCACCGAACGGCTTCCCGGAGAAAGCGCTTAACTTCCTGACACCGCATCAGAAATGGGGCATTCACTCCACCTACAGCGAAAACCTGCTAATGCTGACGCTGTCGCGCGGCGGGCCGATTGTCTGGATCAGTGAAACGGATGCGAAAGAGCTCGGCATTGAGGATAACGACTGGATCGAAGCCTTCAACGCCAACGGCGCCCTCACCGCCCGTGCGGTGGTGAGCCAGCGCGTGCCGCCCGGCATGACGATGATGTACCACGCCCAGGAACGCATCCTGAATATCCCCGGTTCGGAAGTCACCGGGATGCGCGGCGGGATCCACAACTCCGTCACCCGCGTGTGCCCGAAACCGACGCACATGATTGGCGGTTATGCGCAGCTTGCTTACGGCTTTAACTATTACGGTACCGTCGGCTCCAACCGCGACGAGTTCATCATGATTAGAAAAATGAAAAACATTGACTGGCTGGATGATGAAGGTCGGGATCAGGTACAGGAGGCGAAAAAATGA